In a single window of the Saccharothrix australiensis genome:
- a CDS encoding YcaO-like family protein, which yields MAEGRIVHRVGTYRTRTAEDTWRDVRPLLPLFAVTKVTDITRLDDLGFPTHLAYRATGPALAVSAGTGVTTAQSRVGAVMAAVETWHAEHPRLEVVERAPAGRLPLHYDVRRLNFPARSPLTPSAVVDWVAGEGLLSGSACLAPFAVIPPEDTGPPSWATTVFGATANGVACGNDPAEATLHALLEAVERDCLATDVRTRPPRCALVDPATVEDPATRDVVGALTGAGAPFRVYDITNDIGVPCFHALVRAAGRNAWFSGYGCHPDAGIALGRALLEAAQSRLLSASGLGDDLHLDRYRVEESTGEPRPGTGDRPRVPVRPSIPVPDDVAGAVRACARRVQRRTGVEPFVVDLTRRDIGIAVSKVFAPGLEFIDPRTMSELAR from the coding sequence ATGGCTGAGGGCAGGATCGTCCACCGCGTCGGGACGTACCGGACGCGCACGGCGGAGGACACCTGGCGGGACGTCCGGCCCCTGCTGCCGCTGTTCGCGGTCACCAAGGTCACCGACATCACCCGGCTCGACGACCTCGGCTTCCCCACGCACCTCGCCTACCGCGCCACCGGTCCGGCGCTCGCCGTCTCGGCGGGCACCGGCGTGACCACGGCGCAGTCGCGGGTCGGCGCGGTGATGGCAGCCGTCGAGACCTGGCACGCCGAGCACCCCCGGCTGGAGGTCGTGGAACGCGCGCCGGCCGGCCGGCTCCCGCTGCACTACGACGTCCGGCGGCTCAACTTCCCCGCGCGCAGCCCGCTGACGCCCTCCGCCGTGGTCGACTGGGTGGCGGGCGAGGGGCTGCTCAGCGGGTCGGCGTGCCTGGCCCCGTTCGCCGTGATCCCGCCGGAGGACACCGGGCCGCCGTCGTGGGCCACGACCGTCTTCGGCGCGACGGCCAACGGTGTGGCGTGCGGCAACGACCCGGCCGAGGCGACGCTGCACGCCCTGCTGGAGGCCGTCGAGCGCGACTGCCTGGCCACCGACGTGCGGACCAGGCCGCCGAGGTGCGCGCTGGTCGACCCGGCGACGGTCGAGGACCCCGCCACGCGGGACGTCGTCGGGGCGCTCACCGGCGCGGGCGCGCCGTTCCGGGTCTACGACATCACCAACGACATCGGCGTGCCGTGCTTCCACGCCCTGGTCCGGGCGGCCGGCCGCAACGCCTGGTTCAGCGGCTACGGCTGCCACCCGGACGCCGGCATCGCGCTGGGCCGCGCGCTGCTGGAGGCCGCGCAGTCCCGGCTGCTGTCGGCGTCCGGGCTGGGTGACGACCTCCACCTGGACCGCTACCGGGTGGAGGAGTCGACCGGGGAGCCACGCCCCGGCACCGGTGACCGGCCGCGGGTGCCGGTCCGGCCGTCGATCCCGGTGCCGGACGACGTGGCGGGTGCGGTGCGCGCGTGCGCGCGCCGCGTCCAGCGCAGGACCGGCGTCGAACCGTTCGTCGTCGACCTGACCCGGCGGGACATCGGCATCGCGGTGAGCAAGGTCTTCGCGCCGGGACTGGAGTTCATCGACCCGCGCACGATGTCGGAACTCGCGCGCTGA
- a CDS encoding serine hydrolase domain-containing protein, with the protein MDTKNEFTRDGEHGVAEGWGKVADAFRANFEGDPGEIGAACGVYVDGRPVVDLWDGLADREANRPWTEDTIVQVASTTKGATAICAHLLARRGELDVDAPVTRYWPEFGAAGKEDIPVRWLLSHQAGLPVVDGPLTFEQACEWDPVIRALEAQEPLWEPGTAHGYHAMTYGFLVGEVVRRISGKSLGTFFAEEVAAPLGLSAWIGLPEQEEPRIARIENAAPFTPEELTAGLIALTGLDADTVHAWVESMWTPDALQIRAGTLGGATDPGTGYFLTRAWRAAEFPAANMLTDAHSLARMYAATVSDVDGVRLLDPATVERATAVQTDKTRMYGLPPGLDIPADRSFYMALGFGLACRPLPLLGPGSFGHAGSGGSIAFADPDARVGFGYVTNHWSFRPDDPRASNLIKAVRACLG; encoded by the coding sequence GTGGACACGAAGAACGAGTTCACCCGCGACGGCGAGCACGGCGTCGCGGAGGGCTGGGGGAAGGTCGCCGACGCGTTCCGCGCGAACTTCGAGGGCGACCCCGGTGAGATCGGCGCGGCGTGCGGCGTCTACGTGGACGGCCGCCCGGTCGTCGACCTGTGGGACGGCCTGGCCGACCGCGAGGCGAACCGGCCGTGGACCGAGGACACCATCGTCCAGGTGGCGTCGACGACGAAGGGCGCGACGGCGATCTGCGCGCACCTGTTGGCGCGGCGCGGTGAGCTGGACGTGGACGCCCCGGTGACCCGGTACTGGCCGGAGTTCGGCGCGGCGGGCAAGGAGGACATCCCGGTGCGGTGGCTGCTGTCGCACCAGGCGGGCCTGCCGGTGGTGGACGGGCCGTTGACCTTCGAGCAGGCGTGTGAGTGGGACCCGGTGATCCGGGCGTTGGAAGCCCAGGAGCCGTTGTGGGAACCGGGCACCGCGCACGGCTACCACGCCATGACCTACGGCTTCCTGGTCGGCGAGGTGGTGCGGCGGATCTCCGGCAAGTCGCTGGGCACGTTCTTCGCCGAGGAAGTGGCCGCGCCGCTGGGGCTGAGCGCGTGGATCGGCCTGCCCGAACAGGAAGAACCGCGGATCGCCCGGATCGAGAACGCCGCGCCGTTCACCCCGGAGGAGCTGACCGCCGGGCTGATCGCGTTGACCGGGCTCGACGCGGACACGGTGCACGCTTGGGTCGAATCGATGTGGACCCCGGACGCCCTCCAGATCCGCGCGGGCACGCTCGGCGGCGCCACGGACCCCGGGACCGGGTACTTCCTCACGCGGGCCTGGCGAGCGGCGGAGTTCCCGGCCGCCAACATGCTCACCGACGCGCACTCACTGGCCCGGATGTACGCCGCCACGGTCAGCGACGTCGACGGCGTGCGGCTGCTCGACCCCGCGACCGTCGAGCGGGCCACGGCCGTGCAGACCGACAAGACCCGGATGTACGGCCTGCCGCCGGGCCTGGACATCCCGGCCGACCGCTCGTTCTACATGGCGCTGGGCTTCGGGCTGGCCTGCCGGCCGCTGCCCCTGCTCGGGCCGGGCTCGTTCGGCCACGCCGGTTCCGGCGGGTCGATCGCCTTCGCCGACCCCGACGCCCGCGTCGGCTTCGGCTACGTCACCAACCACTGGTCCTTCCGGCCCGACGACCCGCGGGCGTCGAACCTGATCAAGGCCGTCCGAGCCTGCCTCGGCTGA
- a CDS encoding TetR/AcrR family transcriptional regulator, protein MAVEGVGPAPRRRAERRDSIRNRQAVLAAARRLICDRGLEHVSMQDIAAEAGVGKGTPFRHFGDRQGLLAALFDQLTEDWQPGALARLTTPDRPAAERVRNFMGELFDVVVVSGRPLLRVLEGGHANARGTARYLAWHAALTPVVAEARPDLDARFIAHAVLTTPRAEFVDMLVDGGGMTMDEVRAGLLAMTDALLRSPSA, encoded by the coding sequence ATGGCGGTGGAGGGTGTCGGCCCGGCGCCGAGGCGGCGCGCCGAGCGCCGGGACTCGATCCGCAACCGGCAGGCGGTCCTGGCGGCGGCGCGCAGGCTGATCTGCGACCGCGGTCTGGAGCACGTGTCGATGCAGGACATCGCGGCGGAGGCGGGCGTCGGCAAGGGGACCCCGTTCCGCCACTTCGGCGACCGCCAGGGCCTGCTCGCGGCCCTGTTCGACCAGTTGACCGAGGACTGGCAGCCGGGGGCGCTGGCCCGGCTGACCACGCCGGACCGCCCGGCGGCGGAACGCGTCCGCAACTTCATGGGCGAGCTGTTCGACGTGGTCGTGGTGTCCGGCCGCCCGCTGCTGAGGGTGCTGGAGGGCGGTCACGCCAACGCCAGGGGCACCGCCCGGTACCTCGCCTGGCACGCCGCGCTGACGCCGGTGGTGGCCGAGGCCCGGCCGGACCTGGACGCCCGCTTCATCGCCCACGCGGTCCTGACCACCCCGCGCGCGGAGTTCGTGGACATGCTCGTGGACGGCGGCGGCATGACGATGGACGAGGTCCGGGCGGGCCTCCTCGCCATGACCGACGCCCTGCTGCGGTCACCCTCGGCCTGA
- a CDS encoding quinone oxidoreductase family protein yields MKAIRFHELGGPEVLRLEEVPDPTPGAGEVLVRVSAAGISYAEVQIRSGAMAAHPWFPAPPLPFTPGFEVAGTVAAVGEGVDGSLVGTRVVGGLAGGGYAERAVLAAGAVLPVPGALDDHRALALFGQGATAVGVIGTGEPRAGEVVLVLAAAGGVGSLLVQLAKRSGATVVAAAGGGRKLALAEQLGADLAVDYTEDGWAERVRAEVGQVHLLLDPVGGAVSRAAFGLLAIGVGRAVVFGSAGGELPAVTPVDFLARGLRVSGFGPRVVVDPAYGARLRAEAFRLGVEGVLNPVVGGVLPLSSAAAAHALFEERGTTGKIVLVP; encoded by the coding sequence ATGAAGGCGATCCGGTTCCACGAGCTGGGCGGACCCGAGGTGCTCCGGCTCGAAGAGGTGCCCGACCCGACGCCGGGCGCGGGCGAGGTGCTGGTGCGGGTGTCGGCGGCCGGCATCAGCTACGCCGAGGTGCAGATCCGGTCCGGCGCGATGGCCGCGCACCCGTGGTTCCCCGCGCCGCCGCTGCCGTTCACGCCGGGCTTCGAGGTCGCCGGCACGGTCGCCGCCGTCGGCGAGGGCGTGGACGGGTCGCTGGTCGGCACGCGCGTCGTCGGCGGGCTCGCGGGCGGCGGGTACGCCGAGCGCGCGGTGCTCGCCGCCGGGGCGGTGCTGCCCGTCCCCGGCGCGCTCGACGACCACCGGGCGCTGGCCCTGTTCGGCCAGGGCGCGACCGCGGTCGGGGTGATCGGGACGGGCGAGCCGCGGGCGGGCGAGGTCGTCCTGGTGCTGGCGGCGGCGGGCGGCGTGGGCAGCCTGCTGGTGCAGCTGGCCAAGCGGTCCGGCGCGACGGTCGTGGCCGCGGCCGGTGGTGGGCGCAAGCTCGCCCTGGCCGAGCAACTCGGCGCGGACCTCGCGGTGGACTACACCGAGGACGGCTGGGCGGAGCGGGTGCGGGCCGAGGTCGGGCAGGTTCACCTGCTGCTCGACCCGGTCGGCGGCGCGGTCAGCCGGGCCGCGTTCGGGCTGCTGGCGATCGGCGTCGGCCGCGCGGTGGTGTTCGGGTCGGCCGGCGGCGAGCTGCCCGCCGTCACCCCGGTCGACTTCCTGGCCCGCGGTCTGCGGGTGTCCGGCTTCGGGCCGCGCGTGGTCGTCGACCCGGCGTACGGCGCGCGGTTGCGCGCGGAGGCGTTCCGGCTCGGCGTCGAGGGCGTCCTGAATCCGGTCGTGGGCGGGGTGCTGCCGCTGTCGTCGGCCGCCGCCGCGCACGCGCTGTTCGAGGAGCGCGGCACCACCGGGAAGATCGTGCTGGTGCCGTGA
- a CDS encoding winged helix-turn-helix transcriptional regulator, whose protein sequence is MASARQISGPCQAWPEDSAFIREVLDRIGDKWTMLTISTLSAGPLRYSDLQANIAGISQRMLTQTLKHLERDGLITRTAYAEVPPRVEYELTDLGRSLIEVVLAMAEWAVAHHGEIAGNRAASELTGIGRAKAAAKASAG, encoded by the coding sequence ATGGCGTCAGCGCGGCAGATCAGCGGTCCGTGCCAGGCATGGCCGGAGGACAGCGCCTTCATCCGCGAGGTGCTCGACCGCATCGGCGACAAGTGGACGATGCTGACCATCAGCACCCTGAGCGCCGGCCCGCTGCGCTACTCCGACTTGCAGGCGAACATTGCGGGCATCTCCCAGCGGATGCTGACCCAGACGCTCAAGCACCTCGAACGCGACGGCCTGATCACCCGGACCGCGTACGCCGAGGTCCCACCGCGAGTGGAGTACGAGCTGACGGACCTGGGCCGGTCGCTGATCGAGGTGGTGCTGGCGATGGCCGAGTGGGCCGTCGCCCACCACGGCGAGATCGCCGGCAACCGGGCCGCCAGCGAGCTGACCGGGATCGGCCGGGCCAAGGCCGCGGCCAAGGCGTCGGCGGGCTGA
- a CDS encoding FAD-dependent monooxygenase, giving the protein MNAHDTIVVGAGPVGLWTAAELALGGGRPLVLERAERRSPHSKALAIHPRTIEVLAMRGQEQPFLDGGLAVPDGHFAMLPARLDFRELATPFRFMLAHPQVRTEELLEQHALALGVVIRRGHRVSGLSQDEHGVTLRVDGPDGEYGITADHVVGADGAGSVVRQAAGIDFPGTDSTVFGFLGDVELADPPERPGFWHNAHGALLVAPMPGGRHRVTGYAPSVPATPTPEFLRETTNLIAGTDFGLHSPVWLSRFGNATRLAARYREGRVFLAGDAAHMHFPAGGVGLNVGLQDAMNLGWKLAAVQRGRADATLLDTYHSERHPVGVALGEHTKAQTALITATTEEGRSLRRFMADLLRTHPDVATALANMLTALDVRYPGAHPLAGLRLPATREQLHLLREGRPVLLAREADPALKDLAANADLQLYETELPWPTAAVLMRPDGHVWAAGDTAEQLADAMAELPLA; this is encoded by the coding sequence TTGAACGCACACGACACCATCGTGGTCGGCGCGGGCCCGGTCGGGCTGTGGACGGCGGCGGAGCTGGCCCTGGGCGGCGGGCGACCGCTGGTCCTGGAGCGGGCCGAGCGGCGCAGCCCGCACTCGAAGGCGCTGGCCATCCACCCGCGCACGATCGAGGTGCTGGCGATGCGCGGGCAGGAGCAGCCCTTCCTCGACGGCGGGCTGGCCGTGCCGGACGGGCACTTCGCCATGCTGCCCGCCCGCCTGGACTTCCGCGAGCTGGCCACGCCGTTCCGGTTCATGCTCGCCCACCCGCAGGTGCGCACCGAGGAACTGCTCGAACAGCACGCCCTCGCCCTCGGGGTGGTGATCCGGCGCGGGCACCGGGTGTCCGGGCTGAGCCAGGACGAACACGGCGTGACGCTGCGGGTCGACGGGCCGGACGGCGAGTACGGGATCACCGCGGACCACGTGGTCGGGGCGGACGGCGCGGGCAGCGTCGTGCGACAGGCGGCGGGCATCGACTTCCCCGGCACCGACTCGACCGTCTTCGGCTTCCTCGGCGACGTCGAGCTGGCCGACCCGCCGGAGCGGCCGGGCTTCTGGCACAACGCGCACGGCGCGCTGCTCGTGGCCCCGATGCCCGGCGGGCGCCACCGCGTCACCGGGTACGCCCCGTCGGTGCCCGCCACCCCGACCCCGGAGTTCCTGCGGGAGACGACGAACCTGATCGCGGGCACGGACTTCGGCCTGCACTCCCCGGTGTGGCTGTCCCGCTTCGGCAATGCCACCCGCCTCGCGGCGCGGTACCGCGAGGGCCGGGTGTTCCTGGCGGGCGACGCCGCGCACATGCACTTCCCGGCGGGCGGCGTGGGGCTGAACGTGGGCTTGCAGGACGCGATGAACCTGGGCTGGAAGCTGGCCGCGGTCCAGCGGGGCCGGGCGGACGCGACCCTGCTGGACACCTACCACTCGGAACGCCACCCCGTCGGCGTGGCCCTGGGCGAGCACACCAAGGCCCAGACCGCCCTGATCACCGCCACCACCGAGGAGGGCCGCTCCCTGCGCCGGTTCATGGCCGACCTGCTGCGCACGCACCCCGACGTGGCGACCGCGCTGGCCAACATGCTGACCGCGCTGGACGTGCGCTACCCGGGCGCCCACCCCCTGGCAGGTCTGCGCCTCCCGGCCACCCGCGAGCAGCTGCACCTGCTGCGCGAGGGCCGCCCGGTGCTGCTGGCCCGGGAAGCCGACCCGGCGTTGAAGGACCTGGCCGCGAACGCGGACCTCCAGCTGTACGAGACCGAGCTTCCCTGGCCCACGGCCGCCGTGCTGATGCGCCCGGACGGGCACGTGTGGGCCGCCGGGGACACCGCCGAGCAGCTCGCGGACGCCATGGCGGAACTGCCCCTGGCCTGA
- a CDS encoding helix-turn-helix transcriptional regulator — MAQQTDLSTFLRSRRAKVRPADIGLTEGHTLRRTQGLRREEVAASAGVSVDYYTRLEQGRERNPSIAVLESLADTLLLEGEERDHLFRLAAHSGKRVPTTSTANRRVRPAVRQLLDGVTPSPAYVLNRWNDMLAANTPGLALLAGLDTWPPARRNTIRYIFLHPTARKLFVDWDSIALNSVAHLHAMEGLLPGDPALTALVDELTAKSDEFRRLWQRHDVRSLSTGRKVLDHPGVGRMTLSYEVLDITNDHQRLVVYQAAPGTADHDSMSLLNLIHPDADVPGDERSRHWLDQR; from the coding sequence ATGGCCCAGCAAACGGATCTCAGCACCTTCCTGCGATCGCGCCGGGCGAAGGTCCGGCCGGCGGACATCGGCCTGACCGAGGGGCACACCCTCCGGCGCACGCAGGGCCTGCGGCGCGAGGAGGTCGCGGCCTCGGCCGGCGTCAGCGTGGACTACTACACCCGCCTGGAGCAGGGCCGGGAGCGCAACCCGAGCATCGCGGTGTTGGAGTCCCTGGCCGACACCCTCCTGCTGGAGGGCGAGGAGCGCGACCACCTGTTCCGGCTGGCGGCGCACTCCGGCAAGCGCGTCCCGACCACGTCGACGGCGAACCGCCGCGTGCGGCCGGCCGTGCGGCAGCTGCTGGACGGCGTCACCCCGTCACCGGCCTACGTGCTCAACCGCTGGAACGACATGCTGGCCGCGAACACGCCCGGCCTGGCGCTGCTGGCCGGCCTGGACACGTGGCCGCCCGCCCGGCGCAACACCATCCGCTACATCTTCCTGCACCCGACCGCGCGGAAGCTGTTCGTGGACTGGGACTCCATCGCGCTCAACTCGGTGGCCCACCTGCACGCGATGGAGGGCCTGCTGCCCGGCGACCCCGCGCTGACGGCCCTGGTCGACGAGCTGACGGCGAAGAGCGACGAGTTCCGGCGGCTGTGGCAGCGGCACGACGTGCGCAGCCTGTCGACCGGCCGCAAGGTGCTCGACCACCCGGGCGTCGGCCGGATGACGCTGAGCTACGAGGTGCTGGACATCACCAACGACCACCAGCGCCTGGTGGTCTACCAGGCGGCGCCGGGCACCGCGGACCACGACTCGATGTCGCTGCTCAACCTGATCCACCCGGACGCCGACGTGCCGGGGGACGAGCGCTCGCGCCACTGGCTGGACCAGCGCTGA
- a CDS encoding aldo/keto reductase, which produces MGMSEFYGSRDDARSIAVLHAALDAGVTVLDTADMYGDGHNEELIGQVLRHRRGDAFVATKFGIRREADRRWSDSSPEYARAACDASLRRLGVDAINLYYAHRLDGRTPVEDTVGALADLVRAGKVRHIGLSEVSAATLRRAHAEHPVAAVQSEFSLWTRDVVTDGVLAAARELGVALVAYSPLGRGFLTGALRDREGLAPDDFRRVNPRFTEENLAANLPLLAAVHAVAGRCGATPAQVALAWVLAQGRDVLPIPGTKRLAYLRENLAAAEIALSAADVAALDAAFSPDKVHGDRYPAATMPDTSAVVRP; this is translated from the coding sequence ATGGGCATGAGCGAGTTCTACGGCAGCCGCGACGACGCCCGGTCGATCGCGGTGCTCCACGCGGCGCTCGACGCCGGCGTGACCGTGCTGGACACCGCCGACATGTACGGCGATGGCCACAACGAGGAGCTGATCGGGCAGGTGCTGCGGCACCGGCGCGGCGACGCCTTCGTGGCCACCAAGTTCGGCATCCGCCGCGAGGCCGACCGCAGGTGGAGCGACTCCAGCCCGGAGTACGCCCGCGCCGCGTGCGACGCCAGCCTGCGCCGGCTCGGCGTGGACGCCATCAACCTCTACTACGCCCACCGCCTCGACGGGCGCACGCCGGTCGAGGACACGGTGGGCGCGCTCGCCGACCTCGTGCGCGCGGGCAAGGTGCGCCACATCGGGCTGTCCGAGGTGAGCGCGGCGACGCTGCGCCGCGCGCACGCCGAGCACCCGGTCGCGGCCGTGCAGAGCGAGTTCTCGCTGTGGACGCGCGACGTCGTCACCGACGGCGTGCTGGCCGCCGCCCGCGAGCTGGGCGTCGCCCTCGTGGCCTACTCGCCGCTGGGGCGCGGCTTCCTCACCGGAGCGCTGCGCGACCGCGAGGGCCTCGCCCCGGACGACTTCCGGCGGGTCAACCCCCGGTTCACCGAGGAGAACCTGGCGGCCAACCTGCCGCTGCTGGCCGCCGTGCACGCGGTGGCCGGGCGGTGCGGCGCCACGCCCGCGCAGGTCGCGCTGGCGTGGGTGCTCGCGCAGGGCCGGGACGTGCTCCCGATCCCCGGCACGAAGCGGTTGGCGTACCTGCGGGAGAACCTGGCGGCGGCGGAGATCGCGTTGAGCGCCGCCGACGTGGCCGCGCTGGACGCGGCGTTCAGCCCCGACAAGGTGCACGGCGACCGCTACCCGGCGGCGACCATGCCCGACACGTCGGCGGTGGTGCGGCCGTGA
- a CDS encoding carboxymuconolactone decarboxylase family protein → MSDREEAGRRVMRDLGIDPDAVIASVAELDERFGHTIAEYAFGDVVGRPGLDLRTRQLVTVALLAAQGGCEAQLDTHIPATLRAGATREEIVALLIHLTPYVGIPRSLNALYQAKRLFAHADAPTSNQESRS, encoded by the coding sequence GTGAGCGACCGCGAGGAGGCCGGCCGGCGGGTCATGCGCGACCTGGGCATCGACCCCGACGCGGTGATCGCCTCGGTCGCCGAGCTGGACGAGCGGTTCGGCCACACGATCGCCGAGTACGCGTTCGGCGACGTCGTCGGCAGGCCCGGCCTGGACCTGCGCACCCGCCAGCTGGTGACGGTGGCGCTGCTGGCCGCGCAGGGCGGGTGCGAGGCGCAGCTCGACACCCACATCCCGGCGACCCTGCGCGCGGGCGCGACCCGCGAGGAGATCGTCGCGCTGCTGATCCACCTCACGCCCTACGTCGGCATCCCCCGGTCGTTGAACGCCCTCTACCAGGCCAAACGACTGTTCGCCCACGCTGACGCCCCGACCTCGAACCAGGAGAGCCGCTCATGA
- a CDS encoding MFS transporter, with protein sequence MTTSRSAPPPGAVAEQVEPRSWPAVWVLGLGTFLFVTTELLPVGLLPSIGAGMGVPLGIAGLVVSVYGGIAAVSAAPLTSLVRRLDRRTLLAALLGLLVLGNLVSAVAPNYLVLMAGRVIIAFAHGVFWSTTPAVGTRLVDPKSAVRALSVVLGGISVASVVGVPLGTAIGQAANWRVAFLVAAGVGLLVLVAVLALLPPMAARNGGSLSAIPKLLRNGPFVVAIGVAALTMIGHYLAYTYVTPYLEAVVGIPPGLVSVLLLVFGAAGVAGNFLAGGAIARGLRRALLGGVGLLAGSLLVLSAVGAGSAVTAVVLLVTWGLSYAALPVCLQTWVLRSAPEATDAASSVYVAVFNASIALGALGGGLAVESVGVAAVTWVGGILVGAALVVVVVTRNVRRTAG encoded by the coding sequence ATGACCACGTCCCGGTCCGCCCCACCGCCCGGCGCGGTGGCCGAACAGGTCGAGCCCCGGTCGTGGCCCGCCGTGTGGGTGCTCGGCCTCGGCACGTTCCTGTTCGTCACCACCGAGCTGCTGCCGGTCGGCCTGCTGCCGTCCATCGGCGCCGGGATGGGCGTCCCGCTCGGCATCGCGGGCCTGGTCGTGTCGGTGTACGGCGGGATCGCGGCGGTGAGCGCCGCACCGCTGACGTCCCTGGTGCGCCGGCTGGACCGCCGCACGCTGCTGGCGGCGCTGCTCGGCCTGCTGGTGCTGGGCAACCTGGTGTCGGCCGTCGCGCCGAACTACCTGGTGCTGATGGCCGGCCGCGTGATCATCGCCTTCGCGCACGGCGTGTTCTGGTCGACCACGCCCGCCGTCGGCACGCGCCTGGTCGACCCCAAGAGCGCGGTGCGGGCGCTGTCGGTCGTGCTGGGCGGCATCTCCGTCGCGTCGGTGGTGGGCGTGCCGCTGGGCACCGCCATCGGGCAGGCCGCGAACTGGCGGGTGGCCTTCCTGGTCGCCGCGGGTGTCGGGCTGCTGGTGCTGGTCGCCGTGCTGGCGCTGCTGCCGCCGATGGCCGCGCGCAACGGCGGCAGCCTCTCCGCCATCCCGAAGCTGCTGCGCAACGGCCCCTTCGTGGTGGCGATCGGCGTGGCCGCGCTGACCATGATCGGCCACTACCTGGCCTACACCTACGTCACGCCGTACCTGGAAGCCGTCGTGGGCATCCCGCCCGGCTTGGTCAGCGTGCTGCTGCTGGTGTTCGGCGCGGCCGGGGTGGCGGGCAACTTCCTCGCGGGCGGCGCGATCGCCCGAGGGCTGCGCCGGGCCCTGCTCGGCGGTGTCGGGCTGCTCGCCGGTTCGCTGCTGGTGCTGTCCGCGGTGGGTGCGGGCTCCGCCGTCACGGCGGTCGTGCTGCTCGTGACGTGGGGCCTGTCGTACGCGGCGCTGCCGGTCTGCCTCCAGACCTGGGTGCTGCGCTCGGCGCCGGAGGCCACCGACGCGGCGTCCTCGGTGTACGTGGCGGTGTTCAACGCGTCCATCGCGCTCGGCGCGCTCGGCGGCGGACTGGCCGTGGAATCGGTCGGTGTCGCGGCCGTCACGTGGGTCGGGGGAATTCTGGTGGGCGCCGCGCTCGTTGTGGTGGTGGTCACCCGTAATGTGCGCCGGACCGCCGGATAG
- a CDS encoding AfsA-related hotdog domain-containing protein: protein MCLVGDRFSGMRDVPGVRTLGQLVGDLRSGAPAPDAIVVGQGMGDYELDYLNAALARREDARDVPVLGVARTPVARSLVHKHREQNVLLSGLRALPDGRHAADLALHGENELLLDHQTGQHVQGMVVTEAMRQMFIAVFEAEHGVRFPGRRFYVVWNSMSLTFESFLFPLPAEITCAIVESAVADPERMTFRVTMEITQAGTSAACADIRFAAFDDHRIKRSELRRATSAVQTLMADRTAEMAW from the coding sequence GTGTGCCTGGTCGGCGACCGGTTCAGCGGGATGCGGGACGTGCCCGGCGTCCGCACCCTGGGCCAGTTGGTCGGCGACCTGCGCTCCGGCGCGCCCGCGCCGGACGCGATCGTCGTCGGCCAGGGCATGGGGGACTACGAGCTGGACTACCTCAACGCCGCGCTCGCCCGGCGGGAGGACGCGCGGGACGTGCCCGTGCTGGGCGTCGCCCGCACGCCGGTGGCGCGGTCGCTCGTGCACAAGCACCGCGAGCAGAACGTCCTGCTGTCCGGCCTGCGGGCGCTGCCCGACGGCAGGCACGCGGCCGACCTGGCGCTGCACGGCGAGAACGAGCTGCTGCTCGACCACCAGACCGGTCAGCACGTGCAGGGCATGGTCGTCACCGAGGCGATGCGGCAGATGTTCATCGCGGTCTTCGAGGCCGAGCACGGCGTCCGGTTCCCCGGCCGCCGCTTCTACGTGGTGTGGAACTCGATGTCGCTGACCTTCGAGTCGTTCCTGTTCCCGCTGCCCGCCGAGATCACCTGCGCGATCGTCGAATCGGCGGTGGCGGACCCGGAGCGGATGACCTTCCGGGTCACCATGGAAATCACCCAGGCGGGCACCTCGGCGGCGTGCGCGGACATTCGTTTCGCCGCGTTCGACGACCACCGGATCAAACGGTCCGAGTTGCGCCGGGCCACTTCGGCGGTGCAGACGCTGATGGCCGACCGCACCGCCGAAATGGCGTGGTGA